One stretch of Zingiber officinale cultivar Zhangliang chromosome 6B, Zo_v1.1, whole genome shotgun sequence DNA includes these proteins:
- the LOC121991794 gene encoding uncharacterized protein LOC121991794, whose translation MAMAVLRVPVRLEEFGLSRRQPKQQQQVGELEYDGVAVVIKKEDHEEEAAAAAAAAAAEEEEDGPLQADVWKAIQAKKTAAEPLLPPYVHPLVRRSSSSMSQRSLNTCTERLGSETGSDDFSDFLESLDLDLSSEAEKELGEKEEEEVESDADGYTDQETEAPPPPALREVNYHRSNGKRSRERCFPPPLPSISSRHTPCLHVRPRRCDGRLVLNAVHAPCLNYLQAQREDGRLLLSFIGAASDAAKTNTEQTQPEESKAVDEPEEEEEEEDEEEVEVFDRGTVVEFKVSQQQSGSGKVLRSSIVINKFVGGGKCEAEKDTGQMQSNVAESPHTSTPRRAPAPTSATAAAAVVVTSTLSSTGDGRDQMPEDNKLLFTSKKRDREEMLRSMRRCSSELRMPLFIWDPCCIATS comes from the coding sequence ATGGCTATGGCTGTGCTCCGAGTTCCCGTGCGACTGGAGGAGTTCGGTTTGAGTAGGCGGCAGCCAAAGCAACAGCAGCAAGTTGGTGAGTTGGAGTACGATGGAGTGGCGGTGGTGATAAAGAAGGAAGATCACGAAGAggaagcggcggcggcggcggcggcggcggcggcggaggaggaggaggatggtcCGTTGCAAGCAGACGTTTGGAAGGCAATCCAGGCGAAGAAGACAGCCGCCGAGCCGCTGCTTCCTCCCTACGTTCACCCTCTCGTAAGGCGTTCCTCCAGCTCCATGAGCCAGAGGAGTCTTAATACGTGCACCGAGAGACTCGGCTCCGAAACTGGCTCCGACGACTTCTCCGACTTCCTCGAATCCCTCGACCTCGACCTCAGTTCTGAGGCTGAGAAAGAACTCGgagaaaaagaggaagaggaggtggagTCGGACGCCGATGGTTACACGGACCAGGAAACAGaggcgccgccgccgccggcgcTACGCGAGGTGAACTACCATCGCTCCAACGGGAAACGATCGCGGGAGAGGTGCTTCCCTCCCCCTCTTCCGTCCATCTCCAGCCGCCACACGCCCTGCCTGCACGTGAGGCCCCGCCGCTGCGACGGCCGCCTCGTCCTCAACGCCGTCCACGCGCCTTGCCTGAACTACCTCCAAGCCCAACGCGAGGACGGCCGCCTCCTCCTTTCCTTCATCGGCGCCGCCTCCGACGCCGCTAAAACTAACACGGAACAGACCCAACCCGAAGAATCCAAAGCCGTAGACGAgcccgaggaagaggaagaagaggaggacgAAGAGGAAGTGGAAGTCTTCGACAGGGGAACCGTCGTCGAGTTCAAAGTGAGCCAACAACAGAGCGGCTCCGGCAAGGTCCTCCGTTCTTCGATCGTCATCAACAAGTTCGTCGGCGGCGGCAAGTGCGAGGCCGAAAAAGACACCGGCCAAATGCAGAGCAACGTTGCAGAATCGCCTCACACGTCGACGCCGCGTCGTGCGCCGGCGCCAACCAGCGCCACCGCGGCAGCTGCCGTGGTCGTGACCTCCACCCTCAGCTCCACCGGTGACGGGCGCGACCAGATGCCGGAGGACAACAAGTTGCTATTCACGTCGAAGAAACGCGACCGGGAGGAGATGCTGCGGAGCATGAGGAGGTGCAGCAGCGAGCTGCGCATGCCATTGTTCATCTGGGACCCATGTTGCATCGCCACTTCCTAA
- the LOC121989892 gene encoding uncharacterized protein LOC121989892 — MSQHRGGGSFTAEQLGWLAMFDTQRTGYANEIGDVHRRHELVIADLELRLRAAKANMENELTAVRQKYIPCGEYVPLEIYEFNQQCWTEYLNTCLVNNAVSAALSEESAADAVETFGEAVRQRHLLDFIMQGERRDQLLEYLNTKIKIGHFENVGEERAAKRLRILLTPAGLERPTQTTHSRVPVAAGRVNPGGTDPQANATRIFNTRFADPGEHSPIATQTHHPTEPGTLNVQQRSPYLSPLHERSGQTFRRGVQGNPPRPEYR, encoded by the coding sequence ATGTCGCAGCATCGTGGTGGTGGGAGTTTTACTGCTGAACAGTTGGGTTGGTTGGCTATGTTTGATACTCAAAGGACTGGTTATGCTAATGAGATTGGTGATGTCCATCGGCGCCATGAGTTAGTCATTGCAGATTTAGAGTTGAGGCTACGTGCTGCTAAGGCCAATATGGAGAATGAACTGACCGCCGTCCGCCAGAAGTATATTCCTTGCGGAGAGTATGTGCCATTGGAGATCTATGAGTTCAATCAGCAATGTTGGACTGAGTATCTGAACACATGTCTGGTCAACAATGCTGTAAGTGCAGCTCTGAGCGAGGAAAGTGCAGCTGATGCCGTTGAGACATTTGGTGAAGCGGTGAGGCAGCGACATCTCTTGGATTTTATCATGCAGGGCGAGAGGCGGGATCAACTTCTGGAATATTTGAATACAAAGATTAAGATTGGGCACTTTGAGAATGTTGGGGAAGAGCGCGCAGCCAAGCGTTTACGAATCCTCTTGACGCCAGCAGGCCTTGAGCGACCTACTCAGACAACACACTCGAGAGTACCGGTTGCAGCTGGCAGGGTGAATCCCGGTGGGACAGATCCTCAGGCCAATGCAACCAGGATTTTCAACACCCGCTTCGCTGATCCTGGAGAGCACTCTCCTATCGCAACCCAAACCCACCATCCAACGGAGCCTGGAACTTTGAATGTTCAACAACGATCTCCTTACCTCTCACCCCTACATGAACGTTCTGGTCAGACCTTCAGACGTGGTGTCCAGGGCAATCCCCCTCGCCCGGAGTATCGGTGA